The sequence below is a genomic window from Pseudomonadota bacterium.
CTCTGCAAAGTGCTGGCCTTCTGCTGCAGACATATTGTACATTGCAACCCGTTCCCCTCCTATTCCGCTCTCATCTAAGAGTTTCTTTACATATTCAACCCGTTTTTTTGCCCTTAAATTTCCTGTCAGAAAATGGCAATCCCCCTCAAGACACCCTACAAGATATACACCATCAGCACCATTCTCAAATGCCTTTAGAACGTGAATAATGTCGACCCTACCGGTACATGGTACTTTCATGATCTTGATATTTGTAGGGTAAGAGAGTCTCATCGAACCTGCCAGGTCCGCAGCTGTATACCCTCAGAATTCGCAGCAAAAAGCTATAATTTCAGGTTCAAAACCTTCCATATTCTATCCCTTTTCCTTGCAATAACCAATAACAAAATC
It includes:
- a CDS encoding hydrogenase iron-sulfur subunit, which encodes MEGFEPEIIAFCCEFUGYTAADLAGSMRLSYPTNIKIMKVPCTGRVDIIHVLKAFENGADGVYLVGCLEGDCHFLTGNLRAKKRVEYVKKLLDESGIGGERVAMYNMSAAEGQHFAEVAREMTEKIRALGPNPAKKQWSSDQVAKDSSENLSNPGTLEPSNP